In Streptantibioticus cattleyicolor NRRL 8057 = DSM 46488, a genomic segment contains:
- a CDS encoding APC family permease has product MDHPAAPTTAPDKGLRAGAIGPLASTAIGLASAAPAYSLAATLGTVAAAVGDRTPVVMVLGFVPMFLIAYGYKELNAAEPDCGTTFTWATRAFGPRTGWLGGWGIIAADVIVMANLAQIAGAYGFRLVGARRLAADTTWVTAAGVVWIVVMTVVCYVGVEVSARLQAVLLTVEVAILLVLGGAALARVYGGSAPPGSAPVSWTWFDPTRTGSVSAFTKGVLISVFIYWGWDTCLSVNEETTDSGRVPGRAAVTATVLLLAVYATVTTAAQSFAGTGTHGIGLADPANSADVLSNLGHEVFGTGRAGRVLDKLLILMVLTSAAASTLTTILPTARTTLSMAAHRALPARFARVHPRFATPTWSTVCMGVASVAFYVALTKASANVLADTISSIGLVIAFTYALTGFACVRYHRTVLTRSPRDLWLKGVLPGTGAVLLTYFFADACVVYAAPGYGTTTWRLPWWPHWDVGGVLVTGIGSLLLGVVLMAGCRLARPAFFRQETLGVRTAARRDR; this is encoded by the coding sequence ATGGACCACCCCGCCGCCCCGACCACGGCACCGGACAAGGGGCTGCGGGCCGGTGCCATCGGACCGCTGGCCAGCACCGCCATCGGCCTCGCCTCGGCCGCCCCCGCCTACAGCCTGGCCGCCACCCTCGGCACCGTGGCCGCCGCCGTCGGCGACCGCACCCCGGTGGTGATGGTGCTCGGCTTCGTCCCCATGTTCCTGATCGCCTACGGCTACAAGGAACTCAACGCCGCCGAACCCGACTGCGGCACCACCTTCACCTGGGCCACCCGCGCCTTCGGGCCGCGCACCGGCTGGCTCGGCGGCTGGGGGATCATCGCCGCCGACGTCATCGTCATGGCCAACCTCGCGCAGATCGCCGGCGCCTACGGCTTCCGGCTCGTCGGCGCCCGCCGCCTGGCCGCCGACACCACCTGGGTCACGGCGGCCGGAGTGGTGTGGATCGTGGTGATGACGGTGGTGTGCTACGTCGGCGTCGAGGTCTCCGCCCGGCTGCAAGCCGTGCTGCTCACCGTGGAGGTCGCCATCCTGCTGGTGCTCGGCGGCGCCGCGCTCGCCCGGGTGTACGGCGGCAGCGCGCCGCCCGGCTCCGCCCCGGTGAGCTGGACGTGGTTCGACCCCACCCGCACCGGCTCGGTGAGCGCCTTCACCAAGGGCGTGCTGATCTCGGTCTTCATCTACTGGGGATGGGACACCTGCCTGTCGGTCAACGAGGAGACCACCGACAGCGGTCGCGTCCCCGGCCGGGCCGCGGTCACCGCCACCGTGCTCCTCCTGGCCGTCTACGCCACCGTCACCACCGCCGCCCAGTCCTTCGCCGGCACCGGCACCCACGGCATCGGCCTGGCCGACCCCGCCAACTCCGCCGACGTCCTGTCCAACCTCGGCCACGAGGTCTTCGGCACCGGACGGGCCGGCCGCGTCCTCGACAAACTGCTCATCCTGATGGTGCTCACCTCGGCCGCCGCCTCGACCCTGACCACCATCCTGCCGACCGCCCGCACCACGCTGTCCATGGCCGCCCACCGCGCCCTGCCCGCGCGCTTCGCCCGTGTCCACCCCCGCTTCGCCACCCCCACATGGTCCACCGTCTGCATGGGCGTGGCCTCCGTGGCCTTCTACGTCGCCCTGACCAAGGCCAGTGCCAACGTGCTCGCCGACACCATCTCCTCCATCGGCCTGGTGATCGCCTTCACCTACGCCCTCACCGGCTTCGCCTGCGTGCGCTACCACCGCACGGTGCTCACCCGAAGCCCGCGCGACCTGTGGCTCAAGGGCGTGCTCCCCGGCACCGGCGCCGTGCTGCTGACGTACTTCTTCGCCGACGCCTGCGTCGTCTACGCCGCCCCCGGATACGGCACCACGACCTGGCGGCTGCCGTGGTGGCCGCACTGGGACGTCGGCGGCGTCCTCGTCACCGGGATCGGATCCCTGCTGCTCGGCGTGGTGCTGATGGCCGGATGCCGCCTGGCCCGGCCCGCCTTCTTCCGCCAGGAGACCCTCGGCGTGCGCACCGCGGCCCGCCGCGACCGGTGA